One Pseudomonas tolaasii NCPPB 2192 genomic window carries:
- the hemJ gene encoding protoporphyrinogen oxidase HemJ yields the protein MLYLWVKAFHIISIVCWFAGLFYLPRLFVYHAQSEDTVSKERFSVMERKLYRGIMGPAMIAALVFGGWLIYLNPSVFHSGGWIHAKLTLVVLLIGYHHMCGAQVKRFARGENTRSHVFYRWFNEVPVLILLAIVILVVVKPF from the coding sequence ATGCTCTATCTATGGGTCAAAGCCTTCCACATCATCAGTATCGTCTGCTGGTTTGCCGGGCTGTTCTACCTGCCACGCCTGTTCGTCTACCACGCCCAAAGCGAAGACACCGTCAGCAAGGAACGCTTCAGCGTCATGGAGCGCAAGCTCTACCGCGGCATCATGGGCCCGGCAATGATCGCCGCCCTGGTGTTTGGCGGCTGGCTGATTTACCTCAACCCGAGCGTTTTCCACTCCGGCGGCTGGATCCACGCCAAGCTGACCCTCGTCGTGCTGCTGATCGGCTACCACCATATGTGCGGCGCACAGGTAAAACGTTTTGCCCGTGGCGAAAACACCCGCAGCCATGTCTTTTATCGCTGGTTCAATGAAGTACCGGTTCTGATATTGCTGGCTATCGTAATTTTGGTCGTGGTCAAACCGTTCTAA